A section of the Candidatus Nitrosacidococcus sp. I8 genome encodes:
- a CDS encoding O-methyltransferase has product MNSLQEDEKLSTLLKRLHTRSAVQNEEVQNYIAIAGSKSIAGSASDMIAGRTFWQDKLIALDQDKAQFCYHLCRAIGAQKAVEIGTSYGVSTLYLAAAIRDNGGGTVIATEYESIKAAAARAHFFEAGLVDQIDLREGDLRQTLKSLPHNLDFVLMDIWLPMVEPALEIIDPYLRPGAVIIADNTESFRKGYADFFTYLKTHKYTTQTLPFEGGLEMSIKLG; this is encoded by the coding sequence ATGAATAGTCTTCAAGAGGATGAAAAGTTAAGTACCTTACTTAAGCGACTACATACTCGTAGCGCTGTACAAAACGAAGAGGTGCAAAATTATATTGCTATAGCTGGCTCAAAATCTATAGCAGGTTCTGCCTCTGATATGATTGCTGGGCGGACATTTTGGCAAGATAAATTGATAGCACTTGATCAGGATAAAGCACAATTCTGCTACCACTTATGCCGTGCAATTGGTGCTCAAAAAGCAGTAGAAATAGGTACTTCATATGGAGTCTCAACCCTATATCTTGCTGCGGCAATACGAGATAATGGTGGTGGCACTGTGATTGCTACTGAATATGAATCAATTAAAGCTGCTGCCGCTCGTGCACATTTTTTTGAAGCAGGATTAGTCGATCAAATAGATTTACGAGAAGGAGATTTACGACAAACACTCAAATCTCTTCCTCACAATTTGGATTTCGTGCTAATGGATATATGGCTACCTATGGTAGAGCCTGCCCTTGAAATTATAGATCCATATTTACGCCCAGGTGCAGTCATTATTGCAGACAATACTGAAAGTTTCCGCAAAGGTTATGCTGATTTCTTTACATATCTTAAAACCCACAAATATACGACTCAAACCCTTCCATTTGAAGGGGGCTTAGAAATGTCTATCAAGCTAGGTTAG
- the dapF gene encoding diaminopimelate epimerase has protein sequence MNIAFTKMQGLGNDFVVINTISQPISLTSSQIKRIADRRLGIGCDQVLLITSPPSSQVDFGYRIFNQDGGEAEQCGNGARCFAHYIHHYGLSNKNILHVATKGGVIQLQREENQYVTVNMGIPRFDPKQIPFGVDAEALFYPLTVANQSINIGAVSMGNPHCVLQVPDVTTAPVAIWGPELESHPLFPQQVNVGFVEKISSHEINLRVYERGVGETPACGTGACAAVAVGRNQGWLAESVAVHLPGGSLHITWQGENNPLFMTGPSTVVFEGSITLDMSR, from the coding sequence ATGAACATCGCTTTTACTAAGATGCAGGGGTTAGGCAATGATTTTGTGGTTATTAATACCATTTCTCAGCCCATATCCCTCACTTCTTCCCAGATTAAGCGTATTGCCGATCGTCGACTAGGAATTGGTTGCGATCAAGTATTACTCATTACATCTCCTCCTTCCAGTCAGGTTGATTTTGGCTATCGAATTTTTAATCAAGATGGCGGAGAAGCAGAACAATGTGGCAATGGAGCACGTTGTTTTGCTCACTATATCCATCATTATGGGCTAAGTAATAAAAATATACTTCATGTGGCTACTAAGGGAGGAGTGATTCAACTCCAAAGAGAGGAAAACCAGTATGTTACGGTTAATATGGGTATTCCACGCTTTGATCCCAAACAAATTCCCTTTGGGGTAGATGCAGAAGCACTATTCTACCCATTAACGGTAGCTAATCAATCCATCAATATTGGTGCGGTATCCATGGGTAACCCCCATTGTGTATTACAAGTTCCAGATGTTACTACAGCACCTGTAGCAATTTGGGGACCAGAATTAGAATCTCATCCCTTGTTTCCACAACAAGTTAACGTAGGTTTTGTAGAAAAAATATCTTCCCATGAAATCAATTTAAGAGTCTATGAGCGAGGGGTAGGAGAAACACCTGCTTGCGGCACAGGAGCTTGTGCTGCAGTAGCGGTAGGCAGAAATCAGGGCTGGCTAGCTGAATCAGTTGCGGTACATTTACCCGGAGGATCTTTACATATTACTTGGCAGGGAGAAAATAACCCATTATTTATGACCGGACCTTCAACAGTTGTTTTTGAAGGTTCAATTACACTCGATATGAGCCGTTAA
- the xerC gene encoding tyrosine recombinase XerC has product MENHQKIWVDNFIHHLKYERNLSPHTMTSYQHDLKKVIAFCDQEDVANWKQFNPRKVRTLITSLSKEGLSSRSIQRLLSATRSFYIYLRKEHGVDHNPIEGITPPKEDRKLPHSLDTDQIAQLFNINSEVNKELLIRDWAILELFYSSGLRLSELAHLNRENLDLNSGMVRVVGKGAKTREVPVGRQAMAVLSRWFSLRSAWIRSGEQAVFITRRGYRISPRAIQKRLNLWGHMQGFNVAIHPHRLRHAFATHLLENSGDLRAVQELLGHESISTTQIYTHLDFQHLAKVYDQAHPRAKRKARTP; this is encoded by the coding sequence ATGGAAAACCATCAAAAGATTTGGGTAGATAATTTTATTCACCACCTTAAATACGAACGGAATTTATCACCCCATACGATGACAAGCTATCAGCATGATTTAAAAAAAGTGATAGCTTTTTGTGATCAAGAAGATGTAGCAAATTGGAAGCAATTCAATCCTCGTAAAGTACGAACACTGATTACTAGTCTTTCTAAAGAAGGGTTATCCAGTCGTAGTATTCAACGTTTACTCTCTGCGACACGGAGTTTTTATATCTATTTGCGAAAAGAACATGGAGTAGATCATAACCCCATAGAGGGTATTACTCCTCCAAAGGAAGATCGCAAGCTTCCCCATAGTCTTGATACCGATCAAATTGCCCAGCTTTTTAATATCAACTCGGAGGTTAATAAGGAGTTATTAATTCGTGACTGGGCAATATTAGAGCTATTTTACTCATCAGGACTACGCTTATCCGAGCTTGCTCATTTAAATAGGGAGAATTTAGATTTAAATTCTGGAATGGTTCGAGTGGTAGGCAAAGGAGCTAAAACCAGAGAAGTACCCGTAGGTCGTCAAGCAATGGCAGTATTAAGCCGTTGGTTTAGTTTAAGATCAGCTTGGATTCGCAGCGGTGAGCAAGCTGTATTTATTACCCGGCGGGGATATCGCATCTCTCCACGGGCAATCCAAAAACGTCTGAATTTATGGGGGCATATGCAAGGATTTAATGTAGCTATCCATCCTCACCGCTTGCGCCATGCATTTGCAACTCATTTATTAGAGAACAGCGGTGATTTACGGGCAGTACAAGAATTATTGGGTCATGAAAGTATTAGTACAACCCAGATCTATACCCACTTAGATTTTCAACACTTAGCAAAAGTATATGATCAAGCACATCCTAGAGCAAAAAGAAAAGCACGTACACCATAG
- a CDS encoding c-type cytochrome, which yields MLRNIFFALVGVTALTLTSTSVLAADAGAGKDAYVKNGCAACHGSEGQSVNAKMFPVLKDKDASFIVEQLHAFKSGARVGKGAGVIMNAKAKALSDDDIANIAAFVTGG from the coding sequence ATGTTAAGAAATATATTTTTTGCTTTAGTCGGTGTTACTGCACTTACTTTGACTTCCACATCAGTTTTAGCGGCTGATGCAGGTGCTGGAAAAGATGCTTATGTAAAAAATGGCTGTGCCGCATGCCATGGTAGTGAAGGACAAAGTGTTAATGCAAAGATGTTTCCTGTACTCAAAGATAAAGATGCAAGCTTCATTGTAGAACAGCTTCACGCATTTAAGTCTGGAGCAAGAGTAGGAAAAGGTGCCGGTGTTATTATGAATGCAAAGGCCAAAGCACTCAGCGATGATGATATAGCCAATATTGCTGCATTT